The DNA sequence CGCGTTGCAGGTCATCAAGACCAAACCTGGTGCTTCGCTGGTTTCCGGCGCGTTCCTGATGTGCTTCAAGGACCATGTCGCCGTCTTTGCCGATTGCGCTATCAACCTCAACCCGAACGCCGAGCAGCTGGCCGACATCGCCATCCAGTCCGCCGACACCGCACGTGCCTTCGGTGTGGATCCCAAGGTGGGCATGCTCTGCTACTCCACCCTCGGTAGCGGCAAAGGCCCGGATGTCGACCTGGTCGAGGAAGCCACGAAGCTCGTCCACGAGAAGGCTCCGGATCTGCCGGCCGTCGGCTCGATCCAGTTCGACGCCGCCTGGTCGCCCACTGTGGCCGCCACGAAGGCCAAGGGCAACGACGTGGCAGGTCATGTCAACGTCTTCGTCTTCCCGAGCCTTGCTGCCGGCAACATCGCCTACAAGGCCGTACAACGCACCTCCGGCGCCATCGCCATCGGACCGGTACTGCAAGGCCTCAACAAGCCCGTCAACGACCTCTCGCGCGGTGCCTTGGTAGAAGACATCATCAACACGGTAGCCTTGACCGCCGTAGAAGCTCAGCAGTAATGATATAGATTCCTTAGAGTACGGAAAAGTTTGATGATTACATTACTTTAAGTGGTTGGTCGTTGGAGGCTGGGATAAACTTTCACGGGACACTCAAGGCCGTTCGGCCAAGCTTACGCCCGAGAAAGTTCATCCCAGCTTCCAACTCATGTTCCGACAGAATTTATTCGAGTTGTTATTCAAAGAATTGAAATCTCTATTTGATTAGTTGGGGGTTTGGATAAACTTTCTGTGACGTAAGACACGGCCGTGCAAAATCATAGATTTTGTCTTCGCGCGATTTACGCGCTCACTTCGCCTACAGGCAATCCACTGGATTGCCCGCTTAACGGCTCAGCCGCAGTGTCCCGTGAAAGTTTATTCCAACCCCACACGACCAACTACGAGACTGCAGATACAGCTAAAAACAAGCCAAACCTAAACTGAATTCAGGAATATCTTTGTAACAGCTCTTGAGTAAGCTAGAAACTTGGTAGCCGTGGTAACATCCACGGGTCAATTAATCTATTTGGAGGATGCACACAATGGCGAAAACCGTCCTTGTCATCAATTCCGGTTCCAGCTCAATCAAGTATCAGCTGGTGGATCTCGAAAACGGAGAAGCTCTCGCAAGCGGCCTCGTAGAGAAGATCGGCGAACCCATCGATGGCCATTACAAGCACGAATACAAGGGTGAGAAGCACGAGCTCGAGGAGCCCATCAAGACCCACGCCGACGGCTTGAAGCGCGTCCTCGGTTTCTTCAAGGAATACGGCCCTGATCTTCAGGAGTCCGGCATCGTCGCTGTCGGCCACCGCGTGGTGCAAGGCGGCTCCGTCTTCCCGCAGCCGGCGCTCGTCAATGCCAAGACCATCCAGCAGGTCAAGGACCTCGCCGTACTTGCCCCGCTCCACAACGGCCCTGAGGCCACCGGCGCCGAGGTCATGGAACAGCTTCTGCCTGATGTCCCGCAGATTTTCGTCTTCGATTCCTCCTTCTTCTTCCAGCTGCCGAAAGAAGCCAGCACCTACGCACTGAACAAGGAAGTCGCGGAGAAGTACAAGATTCGTCGCTACGGCGCCCATGGCACCAGCCATGAGTACATCGGCTCCGTCGTCCCCGGCATTGTCGGCAAGCCCGCCGAAGGCCTGAAGCAGATCGTGCTGCACATCGGCAACGGCGCTTCCGCCTCCGCGCAGATCTCCGGCCGTCCGATCGACACCTCGATGGGCCTGACCCCGCTTGAAGGTCTGATGATGGGCGGACGCACCGGTGACATCGACCCGGCCGCCGTCTTCCACCTCATCCGCAATGCCCACATGAACGTGGACGAGATCGACGAGCTCTTCAACAAGAAGTCCGGCATGACCGGCATGACCGGTTACGGCGACATGCGTGAGGTCGATCGCCTCATCAGCGAAGGCAACGAGGACGCCATTCTTGCGATGGACGTCTACATCCACCGCATCGTCGGCTACATCGGCAACTACACCGCCCAAATGGGTGGCGTCGACGTCATCACCTTCACCGCCGGCGTCGGCGAGAATGACAGCAACGTGCGTGCCCGCGTCTGCGAGCGTCTCGCGCCGTTCGGCGTGAAGCTTGACAAGGCGAAGAACGATGCCCGTTCCAAAGAACCGCGCATCATCTCCACGCCTGACAGCTCAGTGATCATCGCCGTCATCCCCACCAACGAGGAGCTGGCGATTGCTCACAAGGCCGACAAGATCGCCACCGAAGGCAAGGACAGCTACGGCAACGTCTTCAAGAAGTGAATCTGTTGTGTTTCGTTGGATTTTAAATCCTGCGTAAACGGAAAGGCCGGAACCGAATATTTCAATCGGTTCCGGCCTTTTCATATCCATAATCGGATGTTTCAGGCGTCAAGCATGTTCCGCCACATCCCCGGAAAATCGGGAATGGTCTTGCGCGTGGTGGCAACGTTACGAATGCGGGTATTGGGCACAACCAAGCCGATCATCGCTGCGAAGGTCGCCATTCGATGGTCAGCATACGTTTCCATGATCTTACCATGCAATTGGTCGTGAGCCACTGGTGTGATGGCTAGCCCATCCGGCAATTCCTTGGCTCCGGCACCAATGCGGGTGATTTCCGAGACAAGCGCGGCCAGACGGTTCGTCTCATGACCACGCAAATGGCCGATGCCGACGAGCTCACTGGGACTGTCCGCCAACGTCGCCAAAGCGGCGATGCTAGGCGTTATCTC is a window from the Bifidobacterium sp. ESL0745 genome containing:
- a CDS encoding acetate kinase; translation: MAKTVLVINSGSSSIKYQLVDLENGEALASGLVEKIGEPIDGHYKHEYKGEKHELEEPIKTHADGLKRVLGFFKEYGPDLQESGIVAVGHRVVQGGSVFPQPALVNAKTIQQVKDLAVLAPLHNGPEATGAEVMEQLLPDVPQIFVFDSSFFFQLPKEASTYALNKEVAEKYKIRRYGAHGTSHEYIGSVVPGIVGKPAEGLKQIVLHIGNGASASAQISGRPIDTSMGLTPLEGLMMGGRTGDIDPAAVFHLIRNAHMNVDEIDELFNKKSGMTGMTGYGDMREVDRLISEGNEDAILAMDVYIHRIVGYIGNYTAQMGGVDVITFTAGVGENDSNVRARVCERLAPFGVKLDKAKNDARSKEPRIISTPDSSVIIAVIPTNEELAIAHKADKIATEGKDSYGNVFKK